Proteins encoded together in one Chitinophaga varians window:
- a CDS encoding cupin domain-containing protein — MKTMNVLQEEGTGKVTSRLLLKSRRAEATLIIMQQGHQIPPHVSPVDAMVLILEGKVAFMLKDEVTVLETGDLLTFSANEKHALQALETTRLLLVK; from the coding sequence ATGAAGACCATGAACGTATTACAGGAAGAGGGGACCGGAAAAGTAACCAGCCGGTTGTTGCTGAAAAGCAGAAGGGCGGAAGCCACTCTCATCATCATGCAACAGGGGCACCAGATCCCGCCGCATGTTTCACCTGTAGATGCCATGGTGCTGATACTGGAAGGCAAAGTAGCCTTTATGCTGAAAGACGAAGTAACGGTACTGGAAACCGGCGACCTGCTGACATTCAGTGCCAACGAAAAACATGCCTTGCAAGCTCTGGAAACAACCAGGCTTTTACTGGTAAAATGA
- the ccoS gene encoding cbb3-type cytochrome oxidase assembly protein CcoS — protein MSVIILLLGASLTVAAGFLAAFIWSVKNGQFEDDFSPAHRILFEDKKDNTNE, from the coding sequence ATGAGCGTAATTATTCTTTTACTTGGCGCCAGCCTTACCGTAGCAGCCGGCTTTCTGGCAGCCTTCATCTGGTCAGTAAAGAACGGACAGTTTGAAGATGATTTCTCTCCCGCACACCGTATTCTCTTTGAAGACAAAAAGGATAACACCAACGAATAA
- the ccoN gene encoding cytochrome-c oxidase, cbb3-type subunit I: MSLEKFYYDNRTVKWFAYACMFWGLIGMLAGLWAALTLVMPELNLGFAPTTFGRLRPVHTNAVIFAFVGNGIFMGVYYSLQRLCKARMFSDLLSKIHFWGWQAIIAGGALTLFLGYTTGKEYAELEWPFDIAITVIWVVFGANMLGTILRRRESHLYVAIWFYMGTWVAIAMLHIINSFEYPMSLFKSYSWYAGVQDALVQWWYGHNAVAFFLTTPYLGLMYYFVPKAANRPVYSYRWSIIHFWSLIFIYIWAGPHHLLYTALPEWAQSLGTVFSVMLIAPSWGGMLNGLLTLRGAWDRVREDAILKFFVVALTCYGMATFEGPMLSLKNVNAISHYTDWTIAHVHVGALGWNGFLTFGILYWMIPRIFSTQLYSRKWANTHFWIGTLGIIFYVIPLYWAAFTQSMMWKQFTEEGQLKYQFLETVTTIVPMYALRAFGGLLYVSGLVLMVVNLYKTIRRGAFVANEAAEAAPLPKVIPTHGKAHWHNWIERRPIQLVVFSLVVVAVGGILEMVPTFLVRSNIPTISSVKPYTPLELHGRDIYIREGCYTCHSQMIRPFRDEVARYGEYSKAGEFIYDHPFQWGSKRTGPDLARIGGKYPDSWHYNHMLDPTSMSPGSIMPPYPWLFEDRIDRSKTPAMINVMRKLGVPYADGYEKQALADLDKQANSIAATLEKDKLPVKADREIVALIAYLQRMGRDIKMAPAEKPATADASSGSTIKNDF, from the coding sequence ATGTCTCTCGAAAAATTTTATTACGACAACCGCACGGTAAAATGGTTTGCCTACGCTTGTATGTTCTGGGGGCTGATCGGTATGCTGGCAGGGCTCTGGGCAGCCCTTACGCTGGTAATGCCGGAGCTTAACCTGGGCTTTGCCCCTACTACCTTCGGGCGTCTCAGGCCCGTACACACCAATGCCGTGATCTTCGCCTTTGTAGGTAATGGCATTTTCATGGGTGTTTACTACTCGCTGCAACGGTTATGTAAAGCCCGTATGTTCAGCGACCTGCTGAGCAAGATCCACTTCTGGGGATGGCAGGCCATTATCGCCGGCGGCGCATTGACGCTTTTCCTGGGATATACTACCGGCAAGGAATACGCGGAGCTGGAATGGCCGTTTGATATAGCCATCACCGTTATATGGGTGGTGTTTGGCGCCAACATGCTGGGTACTATCCTTCGCCGGCGCGAATCCCATCTGTATGTGGCCATCTGGTTTTATATGGGTACGTGGGTAGCCATTGCCATGCTGCACATTATCAACTCTTTCGAGTATCCGATGTCGCTGTTTAAAAGCTATAGCTGGTACGCCGGCGTACAGGACGCACTTGTACAGTGGTGGTATGGCCACAACGCGGTGGCTTTCTTCCTTACCACGCCTTATCTGGGCCTGATGTACTACTTTGTGCCCAAAGCCGCCAACAGGCCGGTATATTCCTACCGCTGGTCTATTATCCACTTCTGGTCACTGATATTTATCTATATATGGGCCGGCCCTCACCACCTGCTGTACACCGCGCTGCCTGAATGGGCACAATCTCTGGGCACCGTATTCAGCGTGATGCTGATCGCGCCGTCCTGGGGAGGTATGCTCAACGGCCTGCTGACCCTGCGCGGCGCATGGGACCGCGTAAGGGAAGACGCCATCCTCAAATTCTTCGTGGTAGCGCTTACCTGCTATGGTATGGCCACCTTCGAAGGACCGATGCTGTCTCTCAAAAATGTGAACGCCATCAGCCACTATACCGACTGGACCATCGCGCATGTGCACGTTGGCGCACTGGGCTGGAACGGATTCCTGACTTTTGGCATCCTGTACTGGATGATCCCGCGCATCTTCTCTACCCAGCTGTATTCCCGCAAATGGGCCAACACCCACTTCTGGATAGGTACCCTCGGCATTATCTTCTATGTGATACCACTGTATTGGGCCGCCTTTACCCAGAGCATGATGTGGAAACAGTTCACCGAAGAAGGCCAGCTGAAATACCAGTTCCTCGAAACCGTGACCACCATCGTTCCAATGTACGCCCTGCGTGCCTTTGGCGGCCTGCTGTATGTTAGCGGCCTGGTGCTGATGGTGGTGAACCTGTACAAAACAATCCGCCGTGGCGCCTTCGTGGCCAACGAAGCAGCCGAAGCCGCGCCGCTGCCTAAAGTAATACCTACCCATGGTAAAGCACACTGGCACAACTGGATCGAACGCCGTCCTATTCAGCTGGTGGTATTCAGCCTGGTAGTAGTAGCTGTAGGCGGTATCCTTGAAATGGTGCCAACCTTCCTGGTACGCAGCAATATTCCAACCATCAGCAGCGTGAAACCATATACGCCGCTGGAACTGCACGGCCGCGACATCTATATCCGTGAAGGCTGTTATACCTGTCACTCCCAGATGATCCGTCCTTTCCGTGATGAAGTGGCCCGTTATGGTGAATACTCCAAAGCCGGTGAGTTTATCTACGACCACCCGTTCCAGTGGGGCTCCAAACGCACCGGTCCGGACCTGGCCAGAATAGGCGGCAAATACCCTGACAGCTGGCATTACAACCATATGCTGGACCCAACGTCCATGTCTCCCGGCTCTATCATGCCACCGTACCCATGGTTGTTTGAAGACCGTATCGACAGAAGCAAAACACCAGCTATGATCAATGTGATGCGCAAACTGGGCGTGCCTTATGCGGATGGTTACGAAAAGCAGGCCCTCGCTGATCTCGACAAACAGGCCAACAGCATCGCCGCCACGCTGGAGAAAGATAAACTGCCCGTCAAAGCAGACCGTGAAATTGTAGCGCTGATCGCTTACCTGCAAAGAATGGGCAGGGACATTAAAATGGCCCCGGCAGAAAAGCCCGCCACCGCGGACGCCAGCAGCGGAAGCACCATCAAAAACGATTTTTAG
- a CDS encoding CcoQ/FixQ family Cbb3-type cytochrome c oxidase assembly chaperone, producing the protein MKFINYLESIAGVSIYPMASLLIFSIFFVFAAFWAFRADRNMVDQISRIPLDNDETQSL; encoded by the coding sequence ATGAAGTTCATTAATTATCTGGAATCAATTGCCGGTGTCAGCATCTACCCGATGGCTTCCCTGCTGATCTTCTCCATCTTCTTTGTCTTCGCCGCTTTCTGGGCGTTCCGGGCAGACCGAAACATGGTGGACCAGATCAGCCGCATCCCTTTAGATAATGATGAAACCCAAAGCCTATAA
- a CDS encoding cbb3-type cytochrome c oxidase N-terminal domain-containing protein, which translates to MKRKLLYTLSGSLLCSVSALANGPKPPSELKDPVALVLLTVIIGLVLVIAILGNAVVGAMDLYRERMKREAAKLPAILILVTLALAASLPANATSVAPEASSYYTPLSQSSLYLLVSIVVLEIGVIISLLFVLRFLAGIKSKSKRRAAAHAADPAKPRISWLERINKTRTLDATSETEEDMGHDFDGIHELNNPTPPWWKWGFVFSICFGVVYFWRTEISHSAPNQIQELAMAEEKAAIAKAEYLKNAANNIDENNVKMLDNADDLAAGGKLFVASCAPCHGPQGQGVVGPNLTDDYWLHGGKINEVFKTIKYGVSDKGMKAWQEDFSPKQLAQLASFVKSIHGSNPPNPKEPQGVKE; encoded by the coding sequence ATGAAAAGGAAGCTATTATATACACTCAGCGGTAGCCTGTTATGCAGCGTGTCCGCGCTGGCCAACGGTCCCAAGCCGCCTTCCGAACTGAAAGACCCGGTAGCGCTGGTGCTGCTGACGGTCATCATCGGGCTGGTCCTGGTGATCGCCATCCTGGGCAATGCGGTGGTGGGCGCCATGGACCTTTATCGCGAAAGAATGAAAAGAGAGGCTGCCAAACTTCCGGCCATCCTGATACTGGTAACGCTGGCACTGGCGGCCAGTCTGCCGGCAAACGCCACCAGCGTGGCACCGGAAGCATCATCTTATTATACGCCACTATCCCAGTCCTCCCTATACCTGTTAGTTTCCATTGTTGTCCTGGAAATCGGCGTGATCATCTCCCTGCTTTTTGTACTGCGCTTTCTGGCCGGTATCAAAAGTAAAAGCAAACGCCGGGCGGCAGCTCACGCAGCAGATCCTGCCAAACCACGTATCTCCTGGCTGGAGAGAATCAACAAAACCAGGACCCTGGATGCTACGTCCGAAACAGAAGAAGACATGGGCCATGATTTTGATGGCATCCATGAGCTGAATAACCCCACACCTCCCTGGTGGAAGTGGGGTTTCGTCTTCAGCATCTGTTTCGGCGTAGTATATTTCTGGCGCACGGAAATATCCCACTCCGCCCCCAATCAGATACAGGAGCTGGCCATGGCTGAAGAAAAAGCGGCTATCGCCAAAGCTGAATACCTGAAAAATGCCGCCAATAATATCGACGAAAACAATGTGAAAATGCTGGACAACGCCGATGACCTGGCTGCCGGAGGGAAATTATTTGTCGCCAGCTGCGCTCCCTGCCACGGTCCGCAGGGACAAGGCGTGGTAGGCCCCAACCTTACAGACGACTACTGGCTGCATGGCGGTAAAATCAACGAGGTATTTAAAACCATCAAGTACGGTGTGTCCGACAAAGGGATGAAAGCCTGGCAGGAAGATTTTTCACCGAAACAACTGGCCCAGCTGGCCAGCTTCGTGAAATCCATCCACGGCAGCAACCCTCCCAATCCAAAAGAACCACAAGGTGTAAAAGAATAA
- the ccoG gene encoding cytochrome c oxidase accessory protein CcoG has translation MADSNTFRDSIATVDKQGKRNWIFAQQPKGRYYNIRSLLSIFYFSVFFSLPFISINGRPLFLLNVVEGKFILFGAIFWPQDFFIFGLAMLAFILFIVLFTMAFGRLFCGWMCPQTIFMEMLFRRIEYWIEGDAAAQRLLAKQPWNTNKIIRKTAKHLVFYALSFLIANIFLAYIISAKTLGKIITAPLSEHTGGFIAILVFSGVFYGVFAFMREQICTIVCPYGRLQGVLLDKNSILVAYDYERGEPRGKFRKDDSRAIGDCIDCAQCVKVCPTGIDIRNGTQLECVNCTACIDACDHMMDKTGRARGLIRYASENGIARKAPLRFTPRLRIYTGILTLLLGAIVFMLASRKPVRGTIMRTAGMLYQERGSDSISNLYRIKLINKTTAEIPLQLKLEDEPGHVEVVGKSTITVKAEGQGEGTFFIIIPKKALHNRKSSLYIGLYEGDKRITRMRTTFLGPVQ, from the coding sequence ATGGCCGACAGCAATACGTTCAGAGACAGTATAGCCACAGTTGATAAGCAGGGAAAGCGCAACTGGATATTCGCCCAGCAGCCGAAAGGCCGCTACTATAATATCCGGAGCCTCCTCAGCATCTTTTATTTTAGTGTTTTTTTCAGCCTGCCGTTTATATCCATAAATGGCAGGCCTTTATTTCTGCTCAATGTAGTAGAAGGCAAATTCATCCTGTTCGGGGCTATCTTCTGGCCTCAGGACTTTTTTATTTTCGGTCTGGCCATGCTGGCCTTTATCCTCTTCATCGTATTGTTTACCATGGCCTTTGGAAGGCTTTTCTGCGGATGGATGTGCCCGCAGACCATTTTTATGGAGATGCTCTTTCGTCGGATAGAATACTGGATTGAAGGAGATGCCGCCGCCCAGCGCCTGCTCGCGAAACAACCATGGAACACGAATAAAATCATCCGTAAAACCGCCAAACACCTCGTTTTTTATGCATTGTCCTTTCTGATCGCCAACATATTCCTGGCTTACATCATCAGCGCCAAAACACTCGGTAAAATCATTACAGCGCCTTTGTCTGAACATACCGGCGGCTTTATCGCCATCCTGGTATTTTCCGGTGTGTTCTACGGCGTGTTTGCATTTATGCGCGAACAGATATGCACCATTGTTTGCCCATACGGCCGCTTACAGGGCGTATTGCTGGATAAAAACTCCATCCTCGTAGCCTACGACTACGAAAGGGGAGAACCCCGCGGAAAATTCCGTAAAGATGATTCCAGGGCCATCGGTGACTGTATCGATTGCGCCCAGTGCGTGAAAGTTTGCCCCACCGGCATTGATATCCGCAACGGCACCCAGCTGGAATGTGTGAACTGCACCGCCTGCATCGATGCCTGCGATCATATGATGGACAAAACCGGCCGTGCCCGCGGACTGATACGCTACGCTTCAGAAAACGGCATCGCCCGGAAAGCGCCGCTGCGTTTCACGCCACGCCTGCGTATCTACACCGGTATCCTTACCCTGCTGCTCGGCGCCATCGTTTTTATGCTTGCCAGCCGCAAACCAGTCCGCGGCACCATTATGCGCACCGCCGGCATGTTATACCAGGAACGGGGCAGCGACAGTATCTCTAATCTCTACCGTATTAAACTGATCAATAAAACCACTGCGGAAATACCCCTGCAGCTGAAACTGGAAGATGAACCGGGACACGTGGAAGTAGTTGGTAAAAGCACCATCACCGTAAAAGCAGAAGGACAGGGGGAAGGCACCTTCTTTATCATCATTCCGAAAAAGGCGCTGCATAACCGGAAATCCTCTCTTTATATCGGTCTTTATGAAGGCGACAAACGGATCACCCGTATGCGTACCACCTTCCTCGGGCCTGTACAATAA
- a CDS encoding FixH family protein, producing the protein MNWGHKIIIVFVVFAIGILTLVTKSMRTKTDMVTKDYYAEELKYQQVLDGKRNAGTLSSPVQISQQSEGIAVTFPQELHGTGITGKIKFYRPSDAGMDVEMPLHLSSDGMLVINRQLFHKGNYLVKVQWENGGKPFYQEESFHIN; encoded by the coding sequence ATGAACTGGGGACATAAAATCATCATCGTGTTTGTAGTTTTTGCGATCGGCATCCTGACGCTGGTCACCAAAAGCATGCGCACCAAAACAGACATGGTCACCAAGGATTATTACGCGGAAGAGCTGAAGTATCAGCAGGTGCTGGACGGGAAAAGGAACGCCGGTACACTTTCTTCCCCGGTGCAGATCTCTCAGCAATCTGAAGGTATTGCTGTCACCTTTCCACAGGAATTGCACGGCACCGGCATCACCGGAAAAATAAAATTTTACCGTCCTTCTGACGCCGGCATGGACGTGGAAATGCCGCTGCATCTCAGCAGCGATGGCATGCTGGTGATCAATCGCCAGTTGTTCCACAAAGGCAACTACCTCGTAAAGGTGCAGTGGGAAAACGGTGGTAAACCATTTTATCAGGAAGAGAGCTTTCACATTAACTAG
- a CDS encoding sulfite exporter TauE/SafE family protein → MIGALILGFLGSFHCIGMCGPIALTLPVQHLEGVKKLAGILLYNAGRITTYAMLGMIFGWVGRQLYLGGLQQWLSISIGVLLLLIVALQYTGIYRSKGGHLPGIYLSKIKSALGALLRQQRFSTLYGIGVLNGLLPCGLVYLAVAGAVATGATWKGSLFMAAFGAGTLPAMMTVTWFSHLVSIGARNRIRALIPFAVGIMGVLLILRGLNLGIPYISPVMSAHSEKVVERCCHKP, encoded by the coding sequence ATGATAGGCGCACTTATTCTCGGTTTCCTGGGCAGCTTTCACTGCATTGGCATGTGTGGCCCGATAGCGCTTACGCTGCCGGTGCAACACCTGGAGGGCGTGAAGAAGCTGGCAGGCATCCTGCTGTACAATGCCGGCCGTATCACCACCTATGCCATGCTGGGGATGATCTTCGGCTGGGTAGGCCGGCAACTGTACCTGGGCGGCCTGCAGCAGTGGCTGTCTATCAGCATCGGTGTCCTCCTGCTGCTGATCGTGGCACTGCAATATACCGGCATATACCGGTCAAAAGGCGGTCATCTCCCGGGTATCTATCTCTCCAAAATAAAATCAGCGCTGGGTGCACTGCTACGTCAGCAGCGGTTTAGTACCCTTTATGGCATCGGCGTGCTGAACGGCCTGCTTCCCTGCGGCCTGGTATACCTGGCTGTTGCCGGTGCAGTAGCTACCGGTGCCACCTGGAAAGGCAGTCTTTTTATGGCTGCTTTTGGCGCAGGCACATTGCCGGCGATGATGACCGTCACCTGGTTCAGCCACCTGGTGAGCATCGGAGCACGTAACCGTATACGCGCGCTCATTCCTTTTGCCGTAGGCATTATGGGGGTACTGCTTATTCTGCGGGGCCTCAACCTCGGCATACCATATATCAGCCCTGTGATGTCTGCCCACAGTGAAAAAGTGGTGGAACGTTGTTGTCATAAACCATAA
- the hemN gene encoding oxygen-independent coproporphyrinogen III oxidase, with product MNLIRKYNIAAPRYTSYPTVPYWDEQTFNLQTWKTLLKKAFHATNNKDGISIYIHLPFCEKLCTYCGCNKHITVNHAVEEPYIQAVLKEWALYVAAFEGRPRIREIHLGGGTPTFFSPENLTTLLQGIYQHAELLPDASLGFEGHPGNTTPGHLQTLYDLGFRRVSLGIQDFDPRVQEIINRLQPFEMVAKVVEHARKTGFTAINFDLIYGLPLQTACGMQDTIDKVMLLRPDRISFYSYAHVPWIKGVGQRRYSEADLPKDEEKRRLYELGKILFAKNGYTEIGMDHFALPGDELFVAAEKGELHRNFMGYTVSHTDLLVGLGASSIGDNGYGYVQNEKQVAAYQERVGSGEFPIVRGHILDEEDQLLKGHIRDLMCTFETSWRKADTQCDAVTEGLQRLQELERDGLVEVVKNSVVVTTKGRPFIRNICMAFDARLWRKLPESQLFSKAI from the coding sequence ATGAACCTTATCCGCAAATACAATATCGCAGCTCCCCGGTACACCAGTTATCCGACAGTGCCTTACTGGGACGAACAGACATTTAACCTGCAAACATGGAAGACGTTGCTGAAAAAAGCATTCCATGCCACCAATAACAAAGACGGTATCAGTATTTACATTCACCTGCCGTTCTGTGAAAAGCTCTGCACATACTGCGGCTGCAATAAACACATTACAGTCAACCATGCAGTGGAGGAACCCTACATACAGGCCGTGCTGAAAGAATGGGCATTGTATGTGGCCGCGTTTGAAGGCAGGCCCCGTATCCGCGAGATACACCTGGGTGGTGGCACCCCTACCTTCTTCAGTCCGGAAAATCTGACGACGCTGCTGCAGGGCATCTATCAGCATGCGGAATTACTGCCGGATGCCTCCCTCGGCTTTGAAGGACATCCCGGCAATACCACCCCCGGACATCTGCAAACATTATACGATCTCGGCTTCCGTCGTGTCAGCCTCGGCATACAGGATTTTGATCCAAGGGTGCAGGAGATCATCAACCGGTTACAACCTTTCGAAATGGTGGCCAAAGTGGTGGAACACGCCAGAAAAACCGGCTTCACCGCTATCAACTTCGACCTGATATACGGCCTTCCGTTACAGACCGCCTGTGGTATGCAGGACACGATTGATAAGGTGATGTTGTTAAGGCCCGACAGGATCTCCTTTTACAGTTACGCGCATGTGCCCTGGATAAAAGGAGTGGGGCAACGCCGTTATTCAGAAGCTGATTTACCCAAAGACGAAGAGAAAAGACGATTGTATGAACTGGGCAAAATCCTTTTTGCAAAGAATGGTTATACAGAGATCGGTATGGACCATTTTGCACTGCCGGGAGACGAGCTGTTTGTGGCCGCAGAGAAAGGAGAACTGCATCGTAACTTCATGGGGTACACCGTTTCCCATACTGATTTGCTGGTTGGTTTAGGCGCTTCTTCCATCGGGGATAACGGGTATGGCTATGTACAAAATGAGAAGCAGGTAGCGGCCTATCAGGAGCGGGTGGGCAGCGGAGAATTCCCTATCGTCCGCGGGCATATCCTCGATGAGGAAGACCAACTGTTGAAAGGACATATCCGCGATCTGATGTGCACTTTTGAAACAAGCTGGCGTAAGGCGGACACACAATGTGATGCAGTGACAGAAGGGCTTCAGCGCCTGCAGGAGCTGGAGCGGGACGGACTGGTGGAAGTAGTGAAGAACAGCGTAGTGGTTACCACGAAAGGACGTCCTTTCATCCGCAATATTTGTATGGCATTTGATGCCCGGTTGTGGAGAAAACTGCCCGAAAGCCAGTTGTTCAGCAAAGCCATATAA
- a CDS encoding UDP-3-O-(3-hydroxymyristoyl)glucosamine N-acyltransferase, translating to MKFEAPVAVTEIAAFIGAELVGNSQLMATGLNEIHKVTPGDISFVDFEKYYNASLQSAATIIIINKKVECPEGKALLVLEDPFSAYVKLVNRFRPFEPATKAISDSAVIGEGTIIQPNVFIGNHVRIGRNCLIHPNVTIYDHAVIGDNVIIHAGTVLGADAFYFKKRADREVIYDKLVSCGRVIIEDDVEIGAGCTIDKGVSGDTIIGRGTKLDNMIHVGHGTVIGKNCLIAAQVGIAGKAHIEDNVILWGQVGVNKDLTIGKGAVVLAQSGVPSSLEGGKVYFGYPAEVASEKRRELGWVKRIPEIWDKVKSL from the coding sequence ATGAAGTTTGAAGCACCCGTTGCAGTAACGGAAATCGCTGCATTCATAGGCGCAGAGCTGGTAGGCAACAGCCAGCTGATGGCTACCGGCCTCAATGAAATACATAAGGTAACACCAGGGGATATATCTTTTGTAGACTTTGAAAAATATTACAACGCCAGTCTGCAATCTGCCGCGACCATCATTATCATCAACAAAAAAGTGGAATGCCCTGAAGGCAAGGCGTTGTTAGTACTGGAAGATCCTTTCAGTGCATATGTAAAACTGGTGAACCGCTTCCGCCCCTTTGAACCGGCAACCAAAGCGATCAGTGATTCCGCAGTGATCGGAGAAGGGACCATCATACAACCTAACGTATTCATTGGCAATCATGTGCGCATTGGCCGTAACTGTCTGATACATCCTAACGTAACTATTTATGACCATGCTGTTATTGGTGACAACGTGATCATTCATGCAGGTACCGTACTCGGTGCAGATGCATTTTACTTTAAGAAAAGAGCCGACAGAGAGGTGATATACGACAAGCTGGTAAGCTGTGGCCGGGTGATCATTGAAGACGATGTGGAGATAGGCGCCGGCTGTACCATCGACAAAGGCGTAAGCGGTGATACCATCATCGGCCGCGGCACGAAGCTGGACAACATGATCCATGTCGGCCACGGTACCGTAATCGGCAAAAACTGCCTCATTGCCGCCCAGGTTGGTATCGCAGGTAAAGCGCATATCGAAGATAACGTGATCCTCTGGGGACAAGTAGGCGTCAACAAAGACCTGACCATCGGCAAAGGTGCGGTGGTACTGGCTCAAAGCGGTGTGCCCAGCAGCCTCGAAGGCGGTAAAGTATACTTCGGTTATCCGGCAGAAGTAGCCAGCGAAAAAAGAAGAGAACTCGGCTGGGTAAAACGCATTCCTGAAATCTGGGACAAAGTAAAATCCCTTTAA
- a CDS encoding NAD-dependent epimerase/dehydratase family protein, with the protein MILVTGGTGFLGSYLIRSLVAAGKPVRALYRKAPSPRLQDLSEKIEWVQGDILDVCTLEDAMQGISQVYHCAAVVSFQPGNAANLMKINVEGTANVVNLALDAGVQKLVYVSSVAAIGRSREQAAIDEDCEWEDSPNNSRYSISKFQGEMEVWRGIAEGLDAVIVNPSIILGAGFWDEGSGTLLKNAWKEFPYYTEGVNGFVDVQDVVRAMMLLMDSSVSGERFILSADNWGYRQLFTTMAHALGKKPPHIAAKPWMAEVVWRLEKIKGMLTGKHPVVTKETARTAQLKVYYDNQKIRTALPAFNFRPLEETIREIAAAFLASRN; encoded by the coding sequence ATGATTTTAGTCACCGGCGGAACAGGTTTTTTAGGCAGTTATTTGATTCGGTCATTGGTCGCGGCAGGTAAACCTGTGAGAGCCCTTTACCGCAAAGCCCCTTCTCCCCGGTTGCAGGACCTTTCCGAAAAGATTGAATGGGTACAGGGCGATATCCTGGATGTATGTACACTGGAAGATGCCATGCAGGGCATTAGCCAGGTGTATCACTGTGCCGCTGTGGTGTCGTTTCAGCCCGGCAATGCCGCCAATCTCATGAAGATCAATGTAGAAGGTACCGCCAACGTAGTGAATTTAGCACTCGATGCCGGTGTGCAAAAGCTGGTGTATGTAAGCTCAGTTGCTGCCATTGGCAGGTCGAGGGAACAGGCGGCCATTGATGAAGATTGCGAATGGGAAGACAGCCCTAATAACTCCCGTTACAGTATCAGTAAATTTCAGGGTGAAATGGAAGTGTGGAGAGGCATCGCGGAAGGCCTCGATGCCGTGATCGTAAATCCTTCTATCATATTGGGCGCCGGCTTCTGGGACGAAGGCTCCGGCACCCTGCTCAAGAATGCCTGGAAAGAATTCCCTTATTATACCGAAGGCGTCAACGGTTTTGTAGATGTGCAGGACGTGGTAAGAGCGATGATGCTGCTGATGGACAGCTCCGTGAGCGGGGAACGTTTCATCCTGTCTGCCGACAACTGGGGATACCGCCAATTGTTTACCACTATGGCCCATGCATTGGGCAAAAAGCCACCCCATATAGCAGCTAAGCCATGGATGGCCGAAGTGGTGTGGCGGCTTGAAAAAATAAAGGGTATGCTGACCGGCAAACATCCGGTAGTGACCAAAGAAACGGCGCGTACGGCACAACTGAAGGTGTACTACGACAACCAGAAAATCCGGACGGCCCTGCCGGCATTTAACTTCCGTCCACTGGAAGAAACCATCCGGGAAATTGCGGCCGCTTTCCTGGCATCCCGCAACTGA